In Helianthus annuus cultivar XRQ/B chromosome 3, HanXRQr2.0-SUNRISE, whole genome shotgun sequence, a single window of DNA contains:
- the LOC110930498 gene encoding uncharacterized protein LOC110930498 isoform X1, translating into MGKKGLSKKGPAATSGPQMSVTIREASTGKKHTNAKSSLKLQHIKNLAVWASRDGAIPSLGAFFGHHLAASSEAFGAPVDPSLFTCQRCESVLHPGHNCTIRIEKNKKNARRKGKKNTPRSQNNIVYTCHFCSHRNMKRGTPKNISQLKVKPHPKSTNQKAGNMVSSSDTSKDNIVANTKVAPLGPTKDEPHRDKMVIVEKDESSKAEDDSVDKNTSACSKTDLLEITDTLEVKNGSDASGPANPLTRPTFTLLDSKMKKKNRSGSKKKVAIESTTPNVEKSSNRKRRKTWTSYKELADDNEKRRKLFS; encoded by the exons ATGGGAAAGAAAGGATTGAGCAAGAAGGGGCCTGCTGCAACTTCTGGGCCTCAAATGTCGGTTACAATAAGAGAAGCTTCAACTGGGAAGAAACACACCAATGCCAAGTCATCTTTGAAGTTACAACATATCAAGAACCTTGCAGTGTGGGCCAGTCGTGATGGTGCCATACCTTCATTGGGTGCCTTTTTTGGTCACCATTTGGCCGCTTCTTCTGAGGCATTTGGGGCACCGGTTGATCCTTCCTTGTTTACTTGTCAAAG ATGTGAGTCTGTACTTCATCCTGGCCACAATTGCACCATCCGAATcgagaaaaacaagaaaaatgcTCGACGTAAAGGCAAGAAGAATACTCCTCGTTCTCAAAACAACATTGTATACACTTGCCATTTTTGTTCACATAGAAATATGAAAAGAGGCACCCCAAAAAATATAAGTCAACTAAAGGTCAAACCACATCCAAAGTCAACCAATCAAAAAGCCGGTAACATGGTCTCTTCTTCTGATACGAGTAAAGATAACATTGTTGCAAACACTAAAGTGGCTCCACTGGGGCCCACAAAAGACGAACCTCACAGGGACAAAATGGTAATTGTGGAGAAAGATGAATCATCGAAGGCCGAAGACGACTCTGTTGATAAAAACACGTCTGCTTGCAGCAAAACAGATCTTTTAGAGATCACAGATACGTTGGAGGTTAAAAACGGATCTGATGCATCGGGTCCCGCTAACCCATTGACCAGGCCGACATTCACTTTGCTGGATtcaaagatgaagaagaagaatcgGTCAGGTTCTAAGAAAAAAGTGGCAATCGAAAGTACGACTCCAAATGTAGAAAAGTCGTCTAATAGAAAGAGAAGAAAAACTTGGACTAGTTATAAGGAGCTTGCTGACGACAACgaaaagagaaggaagttattCAGTTAA
- the LOC110930498 gene encoding uncharacterized protein LOC110930498 isoform X2, translated as MYLLPFQINGPKHTFDFDRHLLAPRRDEPNGEDLFHRCESVLHPGHNCTIRIEKNKKNARRKGKKNTPRSQNNIVYTCHFCSHRNMKRGTPKNISQLKVKPHPKSTNQKAGNMVSSSDTSKDNIVANTKVAPLGPTKDEPHRDKMVIVEKDESSKAEDDSVDKNTSACSKTDLLEITDTLEVKNGSDASGPANPLTRPTFTLLDSKMKKKNRSGSKKKVAIESTTPNVEKSSNRKRRKTWTSYKELADDNEKRRKLFS; from the exons ATGTATTTGTTACCTTTTCAAATCAATGGCCCGAAACACACCTTTGACTTTGACCGCCATCTGTTAGCTCCGAGAAGAGATGAGCCAAATGGGGAAGATCTCTTCCACAG ATGTGAGTCTGTACTTCATCCTGGCCACAATTGCACCATCCGAATcgagaaaaacaagaaaaatgcTCGACGTAAAGGCAAGAAGAATACTCCTCGTTCTCAAAACAACATTGTATACACTTGCCATTTTTGTTCACATAGAAATATGAAAAGAGGCACCCCAAAAAATATAAGTCAACTAAAGGTCAAACCACATCCAAAGTCAACCAATCAAAAAGCCGGTAACATGGTCTCTTCTTCTGATACGAGTAAAGATAACATTGTTGCAAACACTAAAGTGGCTCCACTGGGGCCCACAAAAGACGAACCTCACAGGGACAAAATGGTAATTGTGGAGAAAGATGAATCATCGAAGGCCGAAGACGACTCTGTTGATAAAAACACGTCTGCTTGCAGCAAAACAGATCTTTTAGAGATCACAGATACGTTGGAGGTTAAAAACGGATCTGATGCATCGGGTCCCGCTAACCCATTGACCAGGCCGACATTCACTTTGCTGGATtcaaagatgaagaagaagaatcgGTCAGGTTCTAAGAAAAAAGTGGCAATCGAAAGTACGACTCCAAATGTAGAAAAGTCGTCTAATAGAAAGAGAAGAAAAACTTGGACTAGTTATAAGGAGCTTGCTGACGACAACgaaaagagaaggaagttattCAGTTAA
- the LOC110930496 gene encoding uncharacterized protein LOC110930496, with translation MGDCAPLFSSDCSPSSPLSLPEPQKKRKMILYDDDEEEVNQVSLPLQEEDEEEDEEVGENVKPIGDIIRVSFIEGYRRDHYYGFQANGASYELEDVVLVVPDEVGINMKPSVAMIKDISATQDGMITVTGQRFYRLEVAVNENGKKWKSSESRELFYSFDKTEFSADLVLHKCRVHFIPPNKEIPRAKDQPGFIVRRVYDSKYKELTELVDTGYDDCKRHEINLLVEKTIVKIPQLAVTDNASQNRQ, from the exons ATGGGTGACTGTGCGCCCCTATTCTCAAGCGACTGTTCCCCTTCATCACCACTATCTCTGCCCGAACCCCAAAAGAAAAGGAAAATGATCCTTTACGACGACGACGAAGAAGAGGTAAACCAAGTCTCAttgccactacaagaagaagatGAGGAAGAAGACGAAGAAGTTGGAGAAAATGTAAAGCCGATTGGAGATATAATCAGGGTTTCTTTTATTGAAGGTTACAGAAGAGACCATTACTATGGGTTTCAAGCTAATGGCGCTTCTTACGAGCTC GAGGATGTTGTTCTTGTAGTTCCTGATGAAGTTGGCATCAACATGAAGCCTTCTGTGGCTATGATCAAG GATATCAGTGCAACACAAGATGGGATGATTACCGTGACTGGACAAAGATTTTACCGACTCGAGGTAGCAGTAAACGAAAATGGTAAAAAGTGGAAATCGAGCGAGTCAAGAGAGCTTTTCTATAGCTTCGATAAGACTGAGTTCTCGGCTGACTTGGTTTTGCACAAGTGTCGTGTACACTTTATTCCACCAAACAAGGAGATCCCGCGTGCTAAAGACCAGCCAGGATTCATAGTTCGAAGGGTATATGATTCCAAATATAAGGAACTCACTGAGTTGGTGGATACAGGTTATGATGATTGTAAACGACATGAAATCAACTTGCTTGTTGAGAAAACAATTGTCAAAATCCCTCAATTGGCGGTAACAGACAACGCATCCCAAAATCGTCAATGA
- the LOC110930495 gene encoding anamorsin homolog yields MEGSVIALTENVAMPLREVRSAVRMVKKEAVEDINPLIITQASLLSSLPMGSSSVDLIISMGRSQDFPGDKLFKEFSRVLKPGGELFVHQTTNAAKDNASSSLERELLVAGFSDIEVVRMEGVQSFGVKGKKPSWKIGSSFSLKKPVKTLPKIQVVDEMDLIDEDSLLSEEDLKKPVVPPVGDCEVGSTRKACKNCVCGRAEEEAKVQKLGVTMDQLENPQSACGSCGLGDAFRCSTCPYKGLPPFKLGQKVTLSENFLAADL; encoded by the exons ATGGAGGGTAGTGTTATAGCACTAACAGAGAATGTGGCGATGCCACTTCGTGAAGTACGAAGTGCTGTAAGAATGGTGAAAAAGGAAGCAGTTGAAGATATCAACCCTCTTATCATCACTCAAGCATCATTACTAA GTTCTTTGCCAATGGGCTCGTCATCTGTGGATTTAATCATATCCATGGGTAGATCACAAGATTTCCCGGGTGACAAGTTGTTTAAGGAATTTTCACGGGTGTTGAAGCCTGGTGGAGAACTGTTTGTTCATCAAACAACCAATGCTGCCAAAGATAAT GCATCGTCCTCCCTTGAACGCGAGCTATTAGTTGCAGGTTTTTCAGATATTGAGGTGGTTCGGATGGAAGGTGTGCAGTCTTTTGGG GTTAAGGGAAAGAAACCTTCTTGGAAAATCGGTTCATCGTTTTCTCTTAAGAAACCTGTGAAAACCCTACCAAAAATCCAGGTTGTCGATGAAATGGATCTTATTGACGAAGATAGTCTTTTATCCGAAGAGGATTTGAAGAAGCCTGTGGTCCCACCTG TTGGAGATTGTGAAGTTGGAAGCACAAGGAAAGCATGCAAGAACTGTGTTTGTGGACGGGCTGAAGAAGAAGCGAAAGTACAAAAGTTGGGAGTTACCATGGACCAGCTTGAAAACCCGCAGTCAGCCTGTGGCAGT TGTGGATTAGGTGATGCATTTAGATGCAGTACATGCCCTTACAAGGGTCTTCCTCCTTTCAAGCTGGGCCAGAAG GTGACATTATCCGAAAATTTTCTTGCTGCCGACCTTTAA